The sequence below is a genomic window from Thermococcus sp..
AGCGTTGCAAGGTTCATCAGTAGGAAGACCGTTAACAGGATTGTCGAGAGGAGCCTCTCCAGCATCGCCTTTCCCGGAATACCTCGGAGGGAATGTTTAAGACTTTTATCCTCTTTAAGATGTGGGCCACGTTCTCTCCCTCTTAACCGAGGGTGCAACCTCCCTTACAACGCGCCTCGCGCTAAAGAGCGTCAGAGGGTCCATCGTCCTGTATACAACCAGCTGACAACCGCTTATTCGGACGTCTATGTATTTTTTCACCCTTATAGCGGTTTTTATCAGTTCTCTAACGCTTTGGGCCCTATCAAAGTCAAGACCTGCCTTCTTCAATCTCTCAACGTTGAGTTCGTGAACCGTCAGCGGCTGGAGCATCATCTCATCCACTCCGAGGGAAGCAGCCAGCTCCGCTATCCTGGGTATCTCGTTGTCGTTTATTCCGGGCATGAATATCGTCCTGACGACGGAGCGGACGCTTTTATCTGAGCCGATTATTCTAAGGGCGTTAATGACGGCATCAAAGGTGTCCGCGTTGGTAATCCTGAGGTGCTTCTCCCTCGTTGATGCGTCGAGACTTATCATGACCAAGTCAAAGTCGAGTTTTTCCCACAGCGCCTCGGTTAGGAGAGAACCGTTGGTCTGGAGGTCGAGCCTCGCCTCTGGAAACCTCTCACGGAGCGTCCTGTTCACCTCAACTATGCGTGGACTTATGAGAGGCTCCCCATACTGGGAGACGGTTATCGCCTTCGGGTTCCCCCAGCCGTAGTATCCGGGTTTGGGAGCCTTTCCGAGCCTAACCGCGACGTTGGAGTAGCAGAAGATGCAGTCGTGATTGCACGCCGGCGTTAACTCATAACTTGGATGGTGGACGGGGTTTGGGTTGCTTAACTCAATTCCCTGACACCCCAGACAGTGGGATGGCTCCTTCATGTCCATGATGAACTCTTTGAGTAGCCTTGCCTCCCGGTTCTCAAGGATCTGAGGCTCCACGCCCATACTTCTCGCAAACTCCTCCCAGCTCATTCTCACGGTCACGGTACTCACCAAACGTGGTGGTCGGGAAGGATTTAAAAAGTGGTTGGTTAGAGGACATCCCTTAAGGCGGGACCCTCAAAAACCGGTCCATCCCTGCACACCAGCCACTTTCCTAGGTTGCAGGAGCCGCAGACACCGATTCCGCACTTCATATATCTTTCCGCTGAGACCTGTACGTTCCGATACCCTGTGATCTTCAGCACTGTCTTGAGCATGGGTTCCGGACCGCAGGCGTAGACTTGGTCGAACTCGTCCAGCCTCTCGGCGAGGACGTCCGTTGGAAATCCTCTTCGTCCGGCCGAACCGTCGTCAGTGGTCACCACCACCTCATCTACGTAGTTCGCGACGTCCATCGGGGCGAGCTCGTCCGCCGAACGGGCGCCGTATATGAGGGTCGTCTTCTCGAACCTGCCCTGGGTCTGCTTGGCCAACGCGTACAGTGGGGGGATTCCTATTCCTCCAGCTATTAGGGCCACTTTTTTTCCACGGGGCTTGAATCCTCCCCCGTATGGTCCACGGAACCACACCCTATTGCCCGGCTCCAGGTCAAACAGCCGTGATGTGAACGGCCCGATGCGCTTGACCACGATGGTATCAACATCGGCCAGGCTGAAGGGCTTCTCTCCAACGCCTGGAAGCCACAGCATGATGAACTGCCCCGCATTGAACTCAACCTTCCTTTCGAATCGAAAGGCCTTCACGTCCTTTGCGACCTTCCATACCTCCCTAAGAACGGTTGTCTCCAACATCGATCCTGGCCCCCTGCGGCTTTCCTGTGGTTTCATCTTCCTCCATAACAACGTTACCCCGGATAACCGTCATTATCACTTTCCCCTTCAATTTTTTGCCTTCCCACGGGCTCCATTTGGATTTGCTGTAGAACTCCTCCGGCTTAACAACCCACTCCCTCCTAAGATCGACCACGGTGAAGTCTGCATCTTTGCCGACTTCAATGCCCTTGTTCCTTATTCCAAATATCTTAACTGGATTCGTGTGCATTTTCCTGACTATGTCCTCAACATCTACCACTCCTCTATTGACCGCATCCAAAAGGAGTGCCACCTCGGTCTCGAGGCCAGGAATCCCGGCCGCACCCTCTTCCTTATCCCCAAGTGTGTGGGGAGCATGGTCGCTGGCAATCAGGGGAATCCTCGAAAAGTTCTTCCATAGAAAGGCCCTGTCACTCTCGGCCCTCAGCGGGGGGTAGACCTTTAAGAGCGGGTTCCTCTCGTAGTCCCTCCTAGTCAAAAAGAGATGATGGGGTGTGACTTCAAAGTTCACATGGGGTAGTTTTGCTCGCAGGATCTCAGCCGTACCGGCAGCTGTAGACACGTGGCAGATGTTGAGGGGTTTTTTGAATTTTTCGGCGGCG
It includes:
- a CDS encoding radical SAM protein; its protein translation is MTVRMSWEEFARSMGVEPQILENREARLLKEFIMDMKEPSHCLGCQGIELSNPNPVHHPSYELTPACNHDCIFCYSNVAVRLGKAPKPGYYGWGNPKAITVSQYGEPLISPRIVEVNRTLRERFPEARLDLQTNGSLLTEALWEKLDFDLVMISLDASTREKHLRITNADTFDAVINALRIIGSDKSVRSVVRTIFMPGINDNEIPRIAELAASLGVDEMMLQPLTVHELNVERLKKAGLDFDRAQSVRELIKTAIRVKKYIDVRISGCQLVVYRTMDPLTLFSARRVVREVAPSVKRERTWPTS
- a CDS encoding dihydroorotate dehydrogenase electron transfer subunit translates to MLETTVLREVWKVAKDVKAFRFERKVEFNAGQFIMLWLPGVGEKPFSLADVDTIVVKRIGPFTSRLFDLEPGNRVWFRGPYGGGFKPRGKKVALIAGGIGIPPLYALAKQTQGRFEKTTLIYGARSADELAPMDVANYVDEVVVTTDDGSAGRRGFPTDVLAERLDEFDQVYACGPEPMLKTVLKITGYRNVQVSAERYMKCGIGVCGSCNLGKWLVCRDGPVFEGPALRDVL
- a CDS encoding dihydroorotase, whose amino-acid sequence is KIVKISIGTLKGEEIIKLGRGQMVLPGLIDVHTHLRDFGEKSKESVRTGTMAAVHGGITTVFDMPNTKPPIINAATFRRREKAFVGKAYSNYALGFLLAGNCMEAEAANADFYKIFMGTSTGGMFSEDFERDYSCAPGVVSVHAEDQAIIVERPKRPPEAEIIAIKRALNAAEKFKKPLNICHVSTAAGTAEILRAKLPHVNFEVTPHHLFLTRRDYERNPLLKVYPPLRAESDRAFLWKNFSRIPLIASDHAPHTLGDKEEGAAGIPGLETEVALLLDAVNRGVVDVEDIVRKMHTNPVKIFGIRNKGIEVGKDADFTVVDLRREWVVKPEEFYSKSKWSPWEGKKLKGKVIMTVIRGNVVMEEDETTGKPQGARIDVGDNRS